GGCTAACTTGAATACATCTTCTCCGTAAATTGCTTTAACCACTACAAAGTCTTTACCTGCAGCCTTTGGTGCTGTACGGGCTGCCACTCCCATTAGATTTGTTACATCCTTTATTGCTTCCTGAATATCAAACTCAGACAAATTTTGATCAGACATTTTCTTACTTTCCTCCTTGAATTATTTTTTTAATTGTTCATTTTGTATTAGATAAGATGCGCGATACGAGATATATATTTATTATACTATCCGGCTATTTGATAATCAATAACCTGAAAAGTAGACAAATTCTTATTGGTAGTCAATAACCATTCCAATTCTAAGGGAACAGAAAAATCAGGCTGTAATCTCCCCTTTTCTAACCAATATCGAGAATGTTGATGGTTAAATTGTCCCTTATTGGCCTTAACAATGAGTTTAATTGGCTTATCTAAAAATTCAACTTTCTCTATGACTTTCACTTTTTTTAATTCTTCTATAATTTTCTCTTTTAATTTTTTTCCAGGCAAAGGGGATACATTTACTAATCCCATATTCTTGTTTAAAGGACCAATAATTTTCACGTTGGCTAAAATAGATCCATACTTCTCCTCCTTTAAAATACTTAATAGTAATTCATTAGCTTCCGCTGCTGCCTTACCATGATAACGAGGAGTGGCTAAAGGTTTAAGTAAATGCTTTAATTTACAACCTTCTCTAAACTTATTTTCCCCTATCTGTAAAATATTTAAATTTAAAAAATCAGCAATTTTTCGAATTTCCTCCTTGTTTAACTTTAAAAGGGGAGCATAAAAACCACCATATAGTTTTATGCCCCTCTTGCCCCAAGTATCACTTTGGTTTGAGCCAGTCAGCACCAATCTTCCTGATGCTTCTTTTTTTACTTTCCCCAATTTAGCTATCCGGGTACATTTATTACATGCCGGTCCCTTCTTTAAAACTCTCTCCTGTTCTCTCCTTCCCAGAATAATTTTTAGCGGTAAATCTAACGCCTTGCTAATATCTTGAATATT
The genomic region above belongs to Candidatus Atribacteria bacterium and contains:
- a CDS encoding ExsB family protein, which encodes MVNIKNEVDNILEEIRRTSPREEIVIAFSGGLDSTIVSALAIKALGKEKVEAISVSFEEYSYSKGMKNIQDISKALDLPLKIILGRREQERVLKKGPACNKCTRIAKLGKVKKEASGRLVLTGSNQSDTWGKRGIKLYGGFYAPLLKLNKEEIRKIADFLNLNILQIGENKFREGCKLKHLLKPLATPRYHGKAAAEANELLLSILKEEKYGSILANVKIIGPLNKNMGLVNVSPLPGKKLKEKIIEELKKVKVIEKVEFLDKPIKLIVKANKGQFNHQHSRYWLEKGRLQPDFSVPLELEWLLTTNKNLSTFQVIDYQIAG